One window of the Amycolatopsis mediterranei genome contains the following:
- a CDS encoding glycoside hydrolase family 65 protein has product MTEPHGYECSPWELRWRGMDVDALQRTESAFAVSNGHIGLRGTLEEAEPRGLPGTYLNGFYEQHELPYAEAGYGYPEEGQTVVNVTDGKIIRLLVEDEPLDMRYGAATAHDRVLDFRRGTLSRTTEWSSPTGRRVRVRTERLVSFTQRAIAAIRYEVEPLDEDLQLVVQSDLLANEPIESDTSDPRVAAALESPLVGEFHRASDYNAVLVHQTRRSGLRMAAAMDHKIEVDDGIRARIHSEDDLARLTVAVDVPKGGRLRITKFLAYGWSAQRSVPALRSQVEAALAGARQTGWKGLLTEQREFLDDYWATSDIEIEGDPELQQAVRFALFHILQAGARGESRAIAGKGLTGPGYDGHAFWDTESFVLPVLTYTIPDAARDALRWRHSTMDKARERAHQLGLCGAAFPWRSINGAECSAYWPAGTAAFHVSADIADAVVRYLNATGDEEFERDYGTELLLETARLWASLGHHDRHGAFRIDGVTGPDEYSAVADNNVYTNLMARRNLQAAAESCERHPDVAARFGVDTVELDSWRAAAATMYLPYDEELGVHPQSEGFLDHDEWDYEHTDPAHYPLLLHFPYFDLYRKQVVKQADLVLALHLCGDSFSAEEKARDFAYYEARTVRDSSLSAATQAVVAAEVGHLELAYDYLAEAALTDLHDVHNNVRNGLHMASLAGAWQGAVAGFGGLRDHGGTLAFAPRLPPQLGRITFRLMFRGTRFQVEIDPDQATYHVVAGAPLEVLHHGERITITTEPQRYAIPKIDAGAPPKQPPGRAPMRRDSEAVRQYAEPANPITEEGR; this is encoded by the coding sequence ATGACCGAACCGCACGGCTACGAATGCTCGCCGTGGGAACTGCGGTGGCGCGGCATGGACGTCGACGCCCTGCAGCGCACCGAATCGGCGTTCGCCGTGTCCAACGGCCACATCGGGCTGCGCGGCACCCTCGAGGAGGCCGAGCCGCGCGGGCTGCCCGGGACCTACCTCAACGGGTTCTACGAGCAGCACGAACTCCCCTACGCCGAGGCCGGCTACGGCTACCCCGAAGAGGGCCAGACCGTCGTCAACGTGACCGACGGCAAGATCATCCGGCTGCTCGTCGAGGACGAACCGCTCGACATGCGCTACGGCGCCGCCACCGCGCACGACCGGGTCCTGGACTTCCGCAGGGGCACGCTGTCCCGGACCACCGAGTGGTCGTCGCCGACCGGGCGGCGGGTCCGCGTGCGCACCGAGCGGCTCGTGTCGTTCACCCAGCGCGCGATCGCCGCCATCCGGTACGAGGTCGAGCCGCTCGACGAGGACCTGCAGCTGGTCGTCCAGTCGGACCTGCTGGCCAACGAGCCGATCGAGTCCGACACGAGTGACCCGCGGGTGGCCGCCGCGCTGGAATCGCCGCTGGTCGGCGAGTTCCACCGCGCGTCGGACTACAACGCCGTGCTGGTGCACCAGACCCGCCGGTCCGGGCTGCGGATGGCCGCGGCGATGGACCACAAGATCGAGGTGGACGACGGGATCCGGGCCCGCATCCACTCCGAGGACGACCTGGCGCGGCTGACCGTCGCGGTCGACGTGCCCAAGGGCGGGCGGCTGCGGATCACCAAGTTCCTCGCCTACGGCTGGTCCGCGCAGCGCTCGGTGCCCGCGCTGCGGTCCCAGGTCGAGGCGGCGCTGGCCGGCGCCCGCCAGACGGGCTGGAAGGGCCTGCTCACCGAGCAGCGCGAATTCCTGGACGACTACTGGGCCACTTCGGACATCGAGATCGAGGGCGACCCCGAACTGCAGCAGGCCGTCCGGTTCGCCCTGTTCCACATCCTCCAGGCCGGGGCCCGCGGCGAGAGCCGCGCGATCGCCGGCAAGGGGCTGACCGGGCCGGGCTACGACGGGCACGCCTTCTGGGACACCGAATCCTTCGTCCTGCCGGTGCTCACCTACACCATCCCGGACGCGGCGCGCGACGCCCTCCGCTGGCGGCACTCCACAATGGACAAAGCGCGGGAACGCGCGCACCAGCTGGGGTTGTGCGGCGCGGCGTTCCCGTGGCGGTCGATCAACGGCGCCGAGTGCTCGGCGTACTGGCCGGCGGGCACGGCGGCCTTCCACGTCAGCGCGGACATCGCCGATGCCGTCGTGCGTTACCTCAACGCGACCGGCGACGAGGAGTTCGAGCGCGACTACGGCACCGAGCTGCTGCTGGAAACCGCCCGGCTGTGGGCGTCGCTGGGCCACCACGACCGGCACGGCGCGTTCCGCATCGACGGCGTCACCGGGCCCGACGAGTACTCGGCGGTGGCGGACAACAACGTCTACACGAACCTGATGGCGCGGCGGAACCTGCAGGCGGCGGCGGAGTCGTGCGAGCGGCACCCCGACGTGGCGGCGCGGTTCGGCGTCGACACCGTCGAGCTGGACTCCTGGCGGGCGGCCGCCGCGACGATGTACCTGCCCTACGACGAAGAACTCGGCGTGCACCCGCAGTCGGAGGGGTTCCTCGACCACGACGAGTGGGACTACGAGCACACCGATCCGGCGCACTACCCGCTGCTGCTGCACTTCCCGTACTTCGACCTCTACCGCAAGCAGGTCGTCAAGCAGGCGGACCTGGTGCTGGCACTGCACCTGTGCGGCGACTCGTTCAGCGCGGAAGAGAAGGCGCGCGACTTCGCCTACTACGAGGCGAGGACCGTGCGCGACTCCTCGCTGTCGGCGGCGACGCAGGCGGTGGTGGCGGCCGAGGTGGGGCATCTGGAGCTGGCCTACGACTACCTCGCCGAAGCCGCGCTGACCGACCTGCACGACGTGCACAACAACGTGCGCAACGGCCTGCACATGGCGTCGCTGGCGGGCGCGTGGCAGGGCGCCGTGGCCGGGTTCGGAGGCCTGCGCGACCACGGCGGGACGCTCGCGTTCGCGCCGCGGCTGCCGCCGCAGCTGGGGCGGATCACCTTCCGCCTGATGTTCCGCGGCACCCGGTTCCAGGTCGAGATCGATCCCGACCAGGCCACCTACCACGTCGTCGCCGGCGCGCCCCTGGAGGTGCTGCACCACGGGGAGCGCATCACGATCACCACGGAGCCGCAGCGGTACGCCATCCCGAAGATCGACGCCGGCGCGCCGCCGAAGCAGCCACCCGGGCGCGCCCCGATGCGGCGCGACTCGGAAGCGGTGCGTCAGTACGCGGAGCCGGCCAACCCCATCACCGAGGAAGGTCGCTAG
- a CDS encoding ROK family transcriptional regulator — protein sequence MAGVEIPTVGTPAGMRKINQRAVLDLLRRGGPATRPQVAKDTGLSKPTVSQALLALEAAGLARPTGQTSTGTGRSAVLYEADPTAGYVLGVDIGREHLRVAVSDLGRTLVARRDERNTARSGAALVTAVGKIAAAAVAEAGLSAGDIVVRVVGSPGVADPEKRCFRHAPNLPGWGRAGLIDDLEAALGPDLMVENDANLTAVGEWESGAARGASVFGCITIGTGVGMGLMVDGRVFRGATGAAGEIGYLPYGRTRAADEPGSPPARGHLEEATAAQSVVQGARELGLGTAKSAREVFRLAREGDELARRAVETEADRLAYTVASVAAVIDPELIVLGGGMGTAADLLLEPIDRALRAFTPLVPKVVQGELGEDAVLTGAISVGLRAAEGLVFDRRVGAA from the coding sequence GTGGCCGGCGTAGAAATCCCCACGGTCGGTACCCCCGCCGGGATGCGCAAGATCAACCAGCGGGCGGTGCTGGACCTGCTGCGCCGCGGCGGGCCGGCGACCCGGCCACAGGTGGCGAAGGACACCGGGCTGTCGAAGCCGACGGTCAGCCAGGCGCTGCTGGCGCTGGAGGCGGCCGGGCTGGCCCGGCCGACCGGGCAGACCTCCACCGGCACCGGGCGCTCGGCCGTGCTGTACGAAGCCGACCCCACCGCGGGGTACGTGCTGGGGGTCGACATCGGCCGCGAGCACCTGCGGGTCGCGGTGTCGGACCTCGGCCGGACGCTGGTGGCGCGCCGCGACGAGCGCAACACCGCGCGGTCCGGCGCGGCGCTGGTGACGGCGGTCGGGAAGATCGCGGCCGCGGCGGTCGCGGAGGCCGGGCTGTCGGCGGGCGACATCGTTGTCCGCGTGGTCGGCTCCCCCGGCGTCGCCGATCCGGAGAAGCGGTGCTTCCGGCACGCGCCGAACCTGCCGGGCTGGGGCCGCGCGGGGCTGATCGACGACCTCGAAGCGGCGCTGGGCCCCGACCTGATGGTGGAGAACGACGCGAACCTCACCGCGGTCGGCGAGTGGGAGAGCGGGGCCGCGCGCGGGGCGTCGGTGTTCGGCTGCATCACGATCGGCACCGGCGTCGGCATGGGCCTGATGGTCGACGGCCGGGTGTTCCGCGGCGCGACCGGCGCGGCGGGCGAGATCGGCTACCTCCCGTACGGCCGCACCCGCGCGGCCGACGAGCCCGGCAGCCCGCCCGCGCGCGGCCACCTCGAAGAGGCGACGGCGGCGCAGTCGGTCGTCCAAGGCGCCCGCGAACTCGGCCTGGGCACGGCGAAATCGGCCCGCGAGGTGTTCCGCCTGGCCCGCGAAGGCGACGAACTCGCCCGGCGCGCGGTGGAGACGGAGGCCGACCGGCTGGCCTACACGGTGGCCTCGGTGGCGGCGGTGATCGACCCGGAGCTGATCGTCCTGGGCGGCGGCATGGGCACGGCGGCTGACCTGCTGCTGGAGCCGATCGACCGCGCCCTGCGCGCGTTCACGCCGCTGGTGCCGAAGGTGGTCCAGGGCGAACTGGGCGAGGACGCGGTGCTGACCGGCGCGATCAGCGTGGGCCTGCGGGCGGCCGAGGGCCTGGTGTTCGACCGCCGGGTGGGTGCCGCCTAA
- a CDS encoding pyridoxamine 5'-phosphate oxidase family protein, with product MVVESSRVPAELAEAFVRVAHRIVWCTLVTVDRRGRPRSRVVHPIWERTPDGLTGRLFTRPTPLKLAHLAASPYVSCSYWDPQHEVAVAECRAEFEDDEETRKELWDLFASTPGPLGFDPKILGGEDHRDPKITVLRLTPWRLSAGGEAWRAA from the coding sequence ATGGTTGTGGAATCTAGCAGAGTACCGGCGGAGCTGGCCGAAGCGTTCGTCCGCGTCGCGCACCGGATCGTCTGGTGCACGCTGGTGACCGTCGACCGCCGCGGCCGTCCGCGCTCCCGCGTGGTCCACCCGATCTGGGAGCGCACCCCGGACGGCCTCACGGGCCGGCTGTTCACCCGGCCGACGCCGTTGAAGCTGGCCCACCTGGCGGCGTCGCCCTACGTGTCGTGCTCCTACTGGGATCCGCAGCACGAGGTGGCGGTGGCGGAGTGCCGGGCGGAGTTCGAAGACGACGAGGAGACGCGCAAGGAGCTGTGGGACCTGTTCGCGTCGACGCCCGGGCCCCTGGGCTTCGACCCGAAGATCCTCGGCGGCGAAGACCACCGCGACCCGAAGATCACGGTGCTGCGCTTGACACCCTGGCGGCTATCGGCCGGCGGTGAAGCCTGGCGGGCGGCTTAG
- a CDS encoding PadR family transcriptional regulator: protein MSLRHAVLGMLADEPGSGYDLLKRFERAMADVWPATQSQLYGELGKLQAAGMIRVLAEGPRGRKEYEITEAGLEELRHWLIEADPGGPPRSAGLLRVYFLGSVAPEQARGYLAAMGESGQERERRLEELETTIDWGEDNQSLYGRLVLEWGKRFSVMQREWAEWAVKQVE, encoded by the coding sequence ATGAGCCTTCGACACGCGGTGCTGGGGATGCTGGCCGACGAGCCCGGAAGCGGCTACGACCTGCTGAAACGGTTCGAGCGGGCGATGGCCGACGTCTGGCCCGCGACGCAGAGCCAGCTCTACGGCGAGCTCGGCAAGCTGCAGGCCGCGGGGATGATCCGCGTCCTCGCCGAGGGGCCGCGCGGGCGCAAGGAGTACGAGATCACCGAAGCCGGGCTCGAGGAGCTGCGGCACTGGCTGATCGAGGCCGACCCCGGCGGCCCGCCCCGCAGTGCCGGCCTGTTGCGGGTGTACTTCCTCGGCTCGGTCGCCCCGGAGCAGGCGCGCGGCTACCTGGCGGCGATGGGGGAGTCGGGGCAGGAGCGCGAGCGGCGGCTTGAGGAGCTGGAAACCACGATCGACTGGGGCGAGGACAACCAGTCGCTGTACGGCCGGCTCGTCCTGGAGTGGGGCAAGCGCTTCTCGGTCATGCAGCGCGAGTGGGCGGAGTGGGCGGTGAAGCAGGTCGAGTGA
- a CDS encoding DUF427 domain-containing protein: MSTPGRGRVRVAQGAKRVRAFLGGQVVADTVHPLLVWEVPYYPTYYIPRADVVSGVLTPSGRTSHSPSRGEAVLSTIKGAGAEAVDGALEYPDSPIEELRGHVRFEFGAFDWFEEDEQIFTHPRDPGVRVDILPSSRHVRIEVDGVTVADTVRPHLLFETGLPTRYYLPRVDVRMDLLEKIDVVTHCPYKGAAEHFDVTGHEDLAWSYPTPLPESTRVAGLVAFLDEKVDVYVDDVRQERPKTKFA, encoded by the coding sequence ATGAGCACTCCGGGACGCGGCCGGGTCCGCGTGGCACAAGGCGCGAAGCGGGTACGGGCGTTCCTCGGCGGGCAGGTCGTCGCGGACACGGTGCACCCCCTCCTGGTGTGGGAAGTTCCGTACTACCCCACGTACTACATCCCGCGCGCGGACGTCGTGAGCGGTGTTCTCACCCCCTCCGGCCGGACGTCGCACTCGCCGAGCCGCGGAGAAGCTGTTCTGTCGACGATAAAGGGTGCCGGAGCCGAGGCGGTGGACGGCGCGCTGGAGTACCCGGATTCGCCGATCGAAGAGCTTCGCGGCCACGTCCGGTTCGAGTTCGGCGCGTTCGACTGGTTCGAAGAGGACGAACAGATCTTCACGCACCCGCGCGACCCCGGCGTCCGCGTCGACATCCTGCCGAGCTCCCGGCACGTCCGGATCGAGGTCGACGGCGTCACCGTCGCCGACACCGTGCGGCCGCACCTGCTGTTCGAGACCGGCCTGCCGACCCGCTACTACCTGCCCCGCGTCGACGTCCGGATGGACCTGCTGGAGAAGATCGACGTCGTGACGCACTGCCCGTACAAGGGCGCCGCCGAGCACTTCGACGTCACCGGGCACGAGGACCTCGCGTGGAGCTACCCGACCCCGCTGCCCGAGAGCACCCGCGTCGCCGGGCTGGTCGCGTTCCTCGACGAGAAGGTGGACGTCTACGTCGACGACGTCCGGCAGGAGCGCCCGAAGACCAAGTTCGCCTGA
- a CDS encoding zf-HC2 domain-containing protein, translated as MRCEECREALSARLDGEAEPASPDEHLASCAKCREWFAGAERLRRAMLLRPAPPVPDLTAAILERTPAPSGDGWGLRIALAVVAIAQLGPAFAQLLGTAHDGGHLGHESGAWNLAVGIGPLTAALRPKTAGGQLPLLTGFVGVLAVWSAGDLAAGQVALSRVATHVLVVLGPALLYAVHRGHRDRGTPLPAATADDTAATPGSTVDAPTAGRPRPRAFRRQAHSRHVA; from the coding sequence ATGAGGTGCGAGGAATGCCGTGAAGCCCTGTCGGCGCGGTTGGACGGCGAGGCGGAGCCCGCTTCGCCCGATGAGCACCTCGCGTCCTGTGCGAAGTGCCGGGAGTGGTTCGCCGGCGCGGAACGGCTGCGGCGCGCGATGCTGCTGCGCCCCGCGCCGCCGGTGCCGGACCTGACCGCGGCGATCCTCGAACGCACGCCGGCACCCTCCGGCGACGGCTGGGGGCTGCGGATCGCGCTGGCCGTGGTGGCGATCGCCCAGCTCGGGCCGGCGTTCGCGCAGCTGCTCGGGACGGCGCACGACGGCGGCCACCTCGGCCACGAAAGCGGGGCGTGGAACCTGGCGGTGGGCATCGGGCCGCTGACCGCGGCGCTGCGCCCGAAGACGGCGGGCGGCCAGCTGCCGCTGCTGACGGGGTTCGTCGGCGTGCTCGCGGTGTGGTCGGCGGGCGACCTGGCCGCCGGTCAGGTGGCGTTGTCCCGCGTGGCGACGCACGTGCTCGTGGTGCTCGGGCCGGCGTTGCTCTACGCGGTGCACCGGGGTCACCGGGACCGGGGCACGCCGCTCCCGGCGGCCACGGCCGACGACACCGCCGCGACCCCAGGGTCCACTGTGGACGCTCCGACAGCGGGACGGCCGCGGCCGCGGGCCTTCCGGCGCCAGGCCCACAGCCGTCACGTGGCCTGA
- a CDS encoding carotenoid oxygenase family protein, translating into MTTSEFHLTGAYAPVHDELTAFDLPVTGALPPELTGWYLRNGPNPREDSKHWFTGDGMVHGVRLERGRAAWYRNRWVRTESFADPDLKLYNEDGTRNLRSSVANTHVVNHAGRTLALVESSLPYEITTDLETVGVYDFGGELADAMTAHPKICPVTGELHFFGYGSITAPHVGYYRADAAGKLVVKQPIDVPGLTMMHDFALTGTHVVFYDLPVVFDRASVGRGMPYRWDTGYGARLGVLRRDRPEAGVRRLEIEPCYVFHTLNAFDTPDGRIVVHVMRYDHQWWAGHEDPPASLWRWTIDLAAGTVTEDRLDDRPGEFPRIDDRLTGADARFGHVTGHDVLRRYDLHTSTATEHVFAPGRVPGEAVFVPAEQGEGRLLGYVHEAAEDRSDLVVLDAGDLAAPPVATVHLPQRVPAGFHGNWLPDA; encoded by the coding sequence ATGACCACCTCCGAGTTCCACCTCACCGGCGCCTACGCACCCGTCCACGACGAGCTGACCGCGTTCGACCTCCCGGTGACCGGCGCCCTGCCGCCCGAGCTGACCGGCTGGTACCTGCGCAACGGCCCGAACCCGCGCGAGGACAGCAAGCACTGGTTCACCGGCGACGGCATGGTCCACGGCGTCCGCCTCGAGCGCGGCCGCGCCGCCTGGTACCGCAACCGCTGGGTGCGGACCGAGAGTTTCGCCGACCCGGACTTGAAGCTGTACAACGAAGACGGCACGCGGAACCTGCGCAGCAGCGTCGCGAACACGCACGTCGTGAACCACGCCGGCCGCACCCTCGCGCTCGTCGAGTCGTCACTGCCGTACGAGATCACGACCGACCTGGAAACCGTGGGCGTGTACGACTTCGGCGGCGAACTGGCCGACGCGATGACCGCGCACCCGAAGATCTGCCCGGTGACCGGGGAGCTGCACTTCTTCGGCTACGGCAGCATCACCGCACCGCACGTGGGCTACTACCGCGCCGACGCGGCCGGGAAGCTCGTCGTCAAGCAGCCGATCGACGTGCCCGGGCTGACGATGATGCACGACTTCGCTCTCACCGGGACGCACGTCGTGTTCTACGACCTGCCGGTGGTGTTCGACCGGGCGTCGGTCGGCCGGGGCATGCCCTACCGCTGGGACACCGGCTACGGCGCCCGGCTCGGCGTGCTGCGCCGCGACCGGCCCGAAGCCGGCGTCCGCCGGCTGGAGATCGAGCCCTGTTACGTCTTCCACACGCTCAACGCGTTCGACACCCCGGACGGCCGGATCGTCGTGCACGTCATGCGCTACGACCACCAGTGGTGGGCCGGCCACGAGGACCCGCCGGCGTCGCTGTGGCGCTGGACGATCGACCTCGCGGCCGGCACGGTGACCGAGGACCGGCTCGACGACCGGCCGGGCGAGTTCCCCCGCATCGACGACCGGCTCACCGGGGCCGACGCGCGCTTCGGGCACGTCACCGGCCACGACGTCCTGCGCCGCTACGACCTGCACACGAGCACGGCCACCGAGCACGTCTTCGCGCCCGGCCGCGTGCCCGGCGAGGCGGTGTTCGTCCCCGCCGAGCAGGGCGAAGGCCGGCTGCTCGGCTACGTCCACGAGGCGGCGGAGGACCGCAGCGACCTCGTCGTGCTCGACGCCGGGGACCTCGCCGCGCCGCCGGTGGCGACGGTCCACCTCCCGCAGCGGGTGCCCGCGGGCTTCCACGGGAACTGGCTGCCGGACGCGTGA
- a CDS encoding HAD family hydrolase: MTGLPETITACLFDLDGVLTGTAVLHREAWKRTFDEFLRARDGAGFAEFTDHDYAAFVDGRPRADGVREFLRSRGIVLPEGEPDDPVDAPTVNGVGNRKNELVLKIIDERGVNPYPGSVRYLEAVKAAGLRIAVVTSSANGAKVLDGADLSKYVEARIDGIVIREQHLKGKPAPDSFLAGAAALGVEPAHAAVFEDAQSGVQAGKAGGFGYVVGVNRADQAEELRAHGADIVVDDLADLLEDR; this comes from the coding sequence ATGACGGGATTGCCCGAGACCATCACCGCCTGCCTGTTCGACCTCGACGGAGTATTGACCGGCACCGCGGTCCTCCACCGCGAGGCCTGGAAGCGGACGTTCGACGAATTCCTCCGCGCCCGCGACGGCGCCGGATTCGCCGAGTTCACCGACCACGACTACGCGGCCTTTGTGGACGGCCGCCCGCGCGCCGACGGCGTGCGGGAGTTCCTGCGGTCACGGGGGATCGTGCTGCCCGAGGGCGAGCCGGACGACCCGGTGGACGCCCCGACCGTCAACGGCGTGGGCAACCGCAAGAACGAGCTGGTCCTCAAGATCATCGACGAGCGCGGCGTCAACCCGTACCCGGGCTCGGTGCGTTACCTCGAGGCGGTCAAGGCCGCCGGGCTGCGGATCGCCGTCGTGACGTCGTCGGCGAACGGCGCCAAGGTGCTCGACGGCGCCGACCTGAGCAAGTACGTCGAGGCGCGCATCGACGGCATCGTGATCCGCGAACAGCACCTGAAGGGCAAGCCGGCGCCGGACTCGTTCCTGGCCGGCGCCGCGGCGCTCGGCGTCGAGCCCGCGCACGCGGCCGTCTTCGAGGACGCCCAGTCCGGCGTCCAGGCCGGCAAGGCCGGCGGCTTCGGGTACGTCGTGGGCGTGAACCGGGCCGACCAGGCCGAAGAACTGCGGGCCCACGGGGCCGACATCGTCGTCGACGACCTCGCCGACCTCCTGGAGGACCGATGA
- a CDS encoding sigma-70 family RNA polymerase sigma factor produces the protein MTHREDDDRVTALALAAGRGDRRALEAWVSATQADIWRFLAHLTDTAAADDLTQETYLRAFGSLRRFAGRSSSRTWLLSIARRVVVDQIRAAGARPKIAATDWEAAAQRTPDPAAGFEELVELRLLLDGLEPDRREVLVLTQVLGLSYAEAADVCGCPIGTVRSRVARAREDLIQARRARGAG, from the coding sequence ATGACCCACCGTGAGGACGACGACCGCGTCACGGCGCTGGCTCTCGCCGCCGGCCGCGGTGACCGGCGCGCGCTGGAGGCGTGGGTCAGCGCCACCCAGGCTGACATCTGGCGCTTCCTCGCCCACCTCACCGACACCGCCGCGGCCGACGACCTGACGCAGGAGACCTACCTTCGCGCCTTCGGCAGCCTTCGCCGCTTCGCGGGCCGCTCGTCTTCGCGGACGTGGCTGCTGTCGATCGCGCGCCGCGTCGTCGTCGACCAGATCCGGGCCGCCGGCGCGCGGCCCAAGATCGCCGCCACCGACTGGGAAGCCGCCGCCCAGCGCACCCCTGATCCCGCGGCCGGCTTCGAGGAGCTCGTCGAACTGCGCCTGCTGCTCGACGGCCTGGAACCGGACCGGCGCGAGGTGCTCGTCCTGACCCAGGTGCTCGGGCTGTCCTACGCCGAAGCGGCCGACGTCTGCGGCTGCCCGATCGGCACCGTCCGCTCCCGCGTCGCCCGCGCCCGCGAGGACCTGATCCAGGCCCGGCGCGCCCGCGGGGCCGGCTGA
- a CDS encoding nuclear transport factor 2 family protein: MNENRKIVLDCLENLFVHKDFDAAKAALHPDFVTHSPGLPSGREAFTDAVKNSPLAGATAEIKHVAAENDFVMVHLHVAGTAIVDVLRVEDGLLVEHWDVKQPLSA; this comes from the coding sequence ATGAACGAGAATCGCAAGATCGTCCTCGACTGCCTCGAGAACCTGTTCGTGCACAAGGACTTCGACGCGGCGAAAGCCGCGCTGCACCCCGATTTCGTCACCCACAGCCCCGGCCTGCCCTCCGGCCGGGAGGCGTTCACCGACGCCGTGAAGAACTCGCCACTGGCCGGCGCGACCGCGGAGATCAAGCACGTCGCCGCGGAGAACGACTTCGTCATGGTGCACCTGCACGTGGCGGGCACGGCCATCGTCGACGTCCTGCGCGTCGAGGACGGACTGCTGGTCGAGCACTGGGACGTCAAGCAACCCCTCAGCGCGTGA
- a CDS encoding ArsR/SmtB family transcription factor — protein sequence MSTDRKLIDPERVAAAVDGLGDRAVIDEWARRFSVVADPSRLALLVSIHYAREISVTDLAAATGMTDTAVSQALRLLRAHGLVTPQRAGRVVRYRLADATVHELIHHVRPHAAPGGADR from the coding sequence GTGAGCACCGACCGCAAGCTGATCGACCCGGAACGCGTCGCGGCGGCGGTCGACGGGCTCGGCGACCGCGCCGTGATCGACGAATGGGCCCGGCGCTTCTCCGTGGTCGCCGACCCGTCCCGGCTGGCCCTGCTGGTCTCCATCCACTACGCCCGCGAGATCAGCGTCACCGACCTCGCCGCGGCGACCGGCATGACCGACACGGCGGTGTCGCAGGCCCTGCGGCTGCTGCGGGCCCACGGCTTGGTCACGCCGCAGCGCGCCGGCCGGGTGGTGCGCTACCGGCTGGCGGACGCGACCGTGCACGAGCTCATCCACCACGTGCGGCCACACGCCGCGCCCGGCGGCGCGGACCGGTAG
- a CDS encoding MarR family winged helix-turn-helix transcriptional regulator — protein MVVHLSTLDLSLTALFAGWAMTDEVQRRLAERGFGDLRFNDGVVIQHVLAAPLSITALAERMGVTQQAASKAVADLERRGLVRREPGPADARTKLLHLTGHALAAVEATRVLRRELQEELVAEYGAERVDDARDLLAAVIGRYGGDDAIRARRVRPPR, from the coding sequence ATGGTTGTGCATCTTAGCACCCTCGACCTTTCGCTGACGGCCCTCTTCGCGGGCTGGGCCATGACCGACGAGGTCCAGCGGCGGCTCGCCGAGCGGGGCTTCGGCGACCTGCGCTTCAACGACGGCGTCGTGATCCAGCACGTCCTGGCCGCACCGCTGTCCATCACCGCGCTCGCCGAGCGGATGGGCGTGACCCAGCAGGCGGCGTCGAAGGCGGTCGCGGACCTCGAACGCCGGGGGCTGGTCCGCCGCGAACCCGGCCCCGCCGACGCGCGCACCAAGCTCCTGCACCTGACCGGGCACGCGCTGGCCGCCGTCGAGGCGACGCGGGTGCTGCGGAGGGAGCTTCAGGAAGAACTGGTCGCGGAGTACGGCGCCGAGCGCGTCGACGACGCACGGGACCTGCTGGCGGCGGTCATCGGCCGTTACGGTGGCGACGACGCGATCCGCGCCCGCCGCGTCCGCCCGCCGCGCTGA
- a CDS encoding PaaI family thioesterase, with translation MTDVAAQVRSKTITWQDPLETARLGATMSGFDYLTAVAEGRVPGPPIAAHFGLRWEHIGHGEVVAVAEPDESLYNPIGMVHGGVAATMLDSVVGCAVHTTLPAGVGYSSVELKVSYLRAIHAGRGEIRATGRVVKEGSRIAFAEGEIRDAEGKLLATASGTCVVTR, from the coding sequence ATGACCGACGTCGCAGCACAGGTCCGTTCGAAGACCATCACGTGGCAGGACCCGCTGGAGACGGCCCGGCTCGGTGCCACCATGTCCGGGTTCGACTACCTGACCGCCGTCGCCGAAGGGCGCGTCCCCGGCCCGCCGATCGCCGCGCACTTCGGGCTGCGCTGGGAGCACATCGGCCACGGCGAGGTCGTTGCGGTCGCCGAGCCGGACGAGTCGCTGTACAACCCGATCGGGATGGTCCACGGCGGCGTCGCGGCCACGATGCTGGACTCGGTGGTCGGCTGCGCGGTGCACACGACGCTGCCGGCCGGCGTCGGCTACTCGTCGGTGGAGCTGAAGGTGAGCTACCTGCGCGCCATCCACGCCGGCCGCGGCGAAATCCGCGCGACCGGCCGTGTCGTGAAGGAGGGGTCGCGGATCGCGTTCGCCGAAGGGGAGATCCGCGACGCCGAGGGCAAGCTGCTGGCCACGGCGTCGGGGACCTGCGTCGTCACGCGCTGA